The Pseudomonas allokribbensis genome has a window encoding:
- a CDS encoding ion transporter codes for MNGNNTWRDRLYVIIFQTDTVAGRRFDKTLLLIIFASLVIVILDSIDDVHQNYANVLAYIEWGFTVIFLGEYLLRLYCSPKPLRYAFSFYGLVDLLAIVPGILALYYSDAQYLLIIRVIRMLRIFRVLKLGPYLKQAHYLLDALRGSKQKILVFLLSVCTLVTVFGTLMYVVEGPEHGFTSIPKGIYWAIVTLTTVGYGDIVPKTVLGQVISSLVMVTGYSIIAVPTGIFTAELATAMRGGQLQHDCPVCTKNSHEQEASFCSRCGNALFKKME; via the coding sequence ATGAACGGTAACAACACGTGGCGTGATCGCCTGTACGTGATCATTTTCCAGACCGACACGGTGGCTGGCCGCCGTTTCGACAAGACCCTGCTGCTGATCATCTTCGCCAGTCTGGTGATCGTGATCCTCGACAGCATCGACGACGTCCACCAGAACTACGCCAATGTGCTGGCGTACATCGAATGGGGCTTCACGGTCATCTTCCTCGGCGAGTACCTGCTGCGCCTGTACTGCTCGCCCAAGCCGCTGCGCTACGCCTTCAGTTTCTACGGGCTAGTGGACTTGCTGGCGATCGTGCCCGGCATCCTCGCGCTGTATTACAGCGATGCCCAGTACCTGCTGATCATCCGGGTGATCCGGATGCTGCGGATCTTCCGTGTACTCAAGCTCGGCCCCTACCTGAAACAGGCGCATTACCTGCTCGATGCCCTGCGCGGCAGCAAGCAGAAAATCCTCGTGTTCCTGCTCAGCGTCTGCACCCTGGTCACGGTGTTCGGCACCTTGATGTACGTGGTCGAAGGCCCGGAGCACGGTTTCACCAGCATTCCCAAAGGCATCTATTGGGCTATCGTGACCCTGACCACCGTGGGTTACGGCGACATAGTGCCCAAGACCGTTCTCGGCCAGGTGATTTCGTCGCTGGTGATGGTGACTGGTTACTCGATCATCGCCGTGCCCACCGGGATTTTTACCGCTGAACTGGCCACGGCCATGCGCGGGGGTCAGTTGCAGCACGACTGCCCGGTGTGCACAAAAAACAGCCATGAACAGGAAGCGTCGTTCTGCTCCCGCTGTGGCAATGCGCTGTTCAAGAAAATGGAATAA
- a CDS encoding DUF5666 domain-containing protein, producing the protein MFRQLLRHTTTLALIGVLSAGSVYAGDAPGMRIGVRGEITGVSPESLKVHVNSGENVVVQLTPDTKVRAVTLANIEDIKPGSYIGSAAIPQEDGTLKALEVHVFPPELAGSGDGHRPFDLAKGSSMTNGSVGDLVVSNGRVLTVNYKGGQQKILVPEDVPIVNLAPGDRSLLKVGVKIVTFVTQSADGTLTAQSISAGKDGVKPPM; encoded by the coding sequence TTTCGTCAGCTGCTTCGCCACACCACGACTCTTGCATTGATCGGCGTGCTCAGCGCCGGCAGCGTCTACGCCGGTGACGCCCCGGGGATGCGCATTGGCGTGCGCGGCGAAATCACCGGGGTCAGCCCCGAGTCGCTCAAGGTTCACGTCAACAGCGGTGAAAACGTGGTGGTTCAGTTGACCCCGGACACCAAGGTCCGCGCGGTTACCCTGGCCAATATCGAAGACATCAAGCCCGGCAGTTACATTGGCTCGGCAGCCATTCCCCAGGAGGATGGGACGCTCAAGGCGCTGGAGGTGCATGTCTTCCCGCCGGAGCTGGCCGGCAGCGGCGATGGCCATCGGCCGTTCGACCTGGCCAAGGGCAGCAGCATGACCAATGGCAGCGTCGGCGATCTGGTGGTGAGCAACGGCCGGGTGCTGACCGTCAACTACAAGGGCGGCCAGCAGAAGATCCTGGTGCCGGAGGATGTGCCGATCGTCAACCTGGCGCCCGGCGATCGCAGCCTGCTCAAGGTTGGCGTGAAGATCGTCACCTTCGTCACCCAGAGTGCGGACGGCACGTTGACCGCGCAATCGATCTCGGCCGGCAAGGATGGCGTGAAACCGCCGATGTGA
- a CDS encoding urea transporter, with translation MPANHFNTHCPDWAEALLNGFSQIFLQRHPLCGLLCLLAILFTAPVLFAGALLGAVAGLLTAQRRNYAKADRQAGLFSYNGVLVGLLLSLYFPWSPMLPPLILAAGGLSAMITQQWLKRARLTEYLPAYTAPFVLLSWVFLCFAEPSTPSPVLELNTLNLLGAALKGFGQVMFLDHPLAGGLIAAGLLIADRRAFAWALSASVIGLGSSLLHHDSQVALLGLGGYNAVLAALAFSAQRQQPWLPLFGIGLALLLTPLFSALGLATLTAPFILACWLLRTGIRLMRQPQINAAPCANGENQPRLR, from the coding sequence TGCTCAACGGCTTCAGTCAAATCTTCCTCCAGCGCCATCCGCTGTGTGGACTCCTGTGCCTTTTGGCCATTTTATTCACCGCACCGGTGCTGTTCGCCGGCGCGCTGCTCGGCGCGGTCGCCGGTTTGCTCACCGCGCAACGCCGCAACTATGCCAAGGCGGATCGCCAGGCCGGACTGTTCAGCTACAACGGCGTGCTGGTCGGCCTGTTGCTGAGCCTGTATTTCCCCTGGTCGCCGATGCTGCCGCCGCTGATTCTGGCGGCCGGTGGTCTAAGCGCGATGATCACGCAGCAGTGGCTCAAACGCGCACGCCTCACTGAATACCTGCCCGCCTACACCGCGCCGTTCGTGTTGCTGAGCTGGGTGTTCCTGTGTTTCGCCGAGCCATCGACACCGTCTCCCGTGCTTGAACTGAACACCCTGAACCTGCTCGGTGCCGCCCTGAAAGGCTTTGGTCAGGTGATGTTCCTCGACCATCCGTTGGCCGGTGGATTGATCGCAGCCGGTTTGCTGATCGCCGATCGCCGAGCCTTCGCCTGGGCGCTGTCGGCTTCGGTGATTGGCCTCGGTTCCAGCCTGTTGCACCACGACAGCCAGGTCGCGCTGCTGGGCCTGGGCGGCTACAACGCGGTGCTCGCCGCCCTCGCCTTCAGCGCACAGCGCCAGCAACCGTGGTTGCCACTGTTCGGCATCGGCCTGGCGCTGTTGTTGACGCCACTGTTCAGCGCCCTGGGTCTGGCGACCCTCACGGCACCGTTCATTCTCGCCTGCTGGCTGCTGCGCACCGGCATTCGCCTGATGCGCCAACCGCAGATCAACGCCGCGCCTTGCGCTAACGGGGAGAATCAACCTAGGCTGCGCTGA
- a CDS encoding sulfate ABC transporter substrate-binding protein, whose amino-acid sequence MKKLFGASLLAAGLAFGSVAQAAPTLLNVSYDVMRDFYKDYNAAFQKHWQAEHKESITVQMSFGGSSKQARSVIDGLPADVITMNMATDINALADNGQLVPKDWVTRLPNNSAPFTSATVFIVRKGNPKALKDWPDLLKDGVQVIVPNPKTSGNGRYTYLSAWGYVLKNGGDENKAKDFVGKLFKQAPVLDTGGRAATTTFMTNQIGDVLVTFENEAEMIAREFGRDQFEVIYPSVSAEAEPPVSVVDKVVEKKGSRAAAEEYLKYLWSPEGQEIAAANYLRPRDPAVLAKYTDRFPKVDFLSVEKTFGDWRTVQKTHFNDGGIFDQIYSGQ is encoded by the coding sequence GTGAAAAAACTCTTTGGCGCCTCACTTCTCGCCGCTGGTCTTGCCTTCGGTAGCGTGGCTCAAGCCGCACCGACCCTGCTCAACGTTTCCTACGACGTGATGCGCGATTTCTACAAGGACTACAACGCTGCGTTCCAGAAACACTGGCAGGCCGAACACAAAGAGAGCATCACCGTGCAGATGTCTTTCGGCGGTTCGAGCAAACAGGCGCGCTCGGTCATCGACGGCCTGCCGGCTGACGTCATCACCATGAACATGGCCACCGACATCAACGCCCTGGCGGACAACGGCCAACTGGTGCCGAAGGACTGGGTCACCCGTCTGCCGAACAACAGCGCGCCGTTCACTTCGGCCACCGTGTTCATCGTCCGCAAGGGCAACCCGAAAGCCCTGAAAGACTGGCCGGACCTGCTCAAGGACGGCGTGCAGGTGATCGTGCCGAACCCTAAAACCTCGGGCAACGGCCGCTACACCTACCTGTCGGCGTGGGGCTATGTGCTGAAAAACGGCGGTGACGAGAACAAGGCGAAAGACTTCGTCGGCAAGCTGTTCAAGCAAGCGCCAGTGCTGGACACCGGTGGCCGCGCCGCGACTACCACGTTCATGACCAACCAGATCGGCGACGTGCTGGTGACCTTCGAGAACGAAGCCGAAATGATCGCCCGCGAATTCGGCCGCGACCAGTTCGAAGTCATCTACCCAAGCGTCTCCGCCGAAGCCGAGCCGCCGGTGTCGGTGGTCGACAAAGTCGTCGAGAAGAAAGGCTCTCGCGCCGCTGCCGAGGAATACCTGAAGTACCTGTGGTCGCCGGAAGGCCAGGAGATCGCCGCCGCCAACTACCTGCGTCCACGTGACCCGGCGGTATTGGCCAAGTACACCGACCGCTTCCCGAAAGTCGACTTCCTGTCGGTCGAGAAGACCTTCGGCGACTGGCGCACCGTGCAGAAGACCCACTTCAACGATGGCGGGATCTTCGACCAGATCTACAGCGGCCAGTAA